Proteins encoded together in one Acanthochromis polyacanthus isolate Apoly-LR-REF ecotype Palm Island chromosome 12, KAUST_Apoly_ChrSc, whole genome shotgun sequence window:
- the ppox gene encoding protoporphyrinogen oxidase — MVLPLITSQPMRTIAVLGGGIGGLATSYYLCKNPQVTKVIVLESSSRFGGWLWSTRRSDGAVFEHGPRGIRPAGAVGRNTLNMVEDLGLEGEILPVTYSHIASKNRYLYVNGQLHKMPSKISELLRTVPPFSRPLLLSVASELLVAKSKEEDESIHSFVSRRLGKELADIAVDSLCRGVFAGDCRKLSVRSCFPPFYNAEQRRGSLILGMLLGSGPTPVISPGSLAQRSIKENWAQWSLRRGVESLPESLTEYLQQSGKVELHREATVKQIHPSASGWKIHLEDGVVSADHIISALPAKALSSVLPSSCQPLIQQLQDVSSVTVAVINLEYEGSILPVTGFGHLVPSSEDRGLLGVVYDSVPFPQHNRPDGQTTRLTVMMGGAWFQEVFGPPEAVTEEHLIARATEAVQSHLGVTTSPVWSRVALQRDCIPQYYLGHFSKVASMRGFIRENNLPLSLTGSSYDGVSVNDVIFSGRTAVQELLGTGV; from the exons ATGGTACTGCCTCTCATAACAAG tcaGCCAATGAGAACAATTGCGGTCCTCGGAGGAGGGATTGGGGGTTTGGCTACTTCTTACTACCTCTGCAAAAATCCCCAGGTTACCaag GTAATTGTGTTGGAGTCCAGCAGTCGTTTTGGAGGTTGGCTGTGGTCTACCAGGAGGTCGGATGGAGCCGTGTTTGAACATGGACCCAGAGGAATTCGACCTGCTGGGGCAGTGGGACGCAACACACTCAATATG gtggAGGATTTGGGTCTTGAGGGGGAGATTCTGCCAGTCACCTACAGTCACATCGCCTCCAAGAACAGATACCTGTACGTCAATGGACAGCTTCACAAGATGCCTTCAAAAATAAG TGAACTTTTGAGGACAGTCCCGCCCTTCTCTCGCCCCCTCCTGTTGAGTGTTGCTTCTGAGCTACTGGTGGCTAAAAGCAAGGAGGAAGACGAATCCATCCACTCGTTTGTTTCTAGGAGGCTTGGAAAAGAG TTGGCAGATATTGCTGTGGACAGTTTGTGTCGTGGTGTGTTTGCAGGGGATTGCAGAAAGTTGAGCGTACGATCCTGCTTTCCTCCTTTCTACAACGCAGAGCAGCGCAGAGGTTCTCTGATACTAGGAATGCTGCTGGGCTCAG GTCCAACTCCTGTGATCTCTCCTGGCTCTCTGGCTCAGAGATCCATCAAAGAGAACTGGGCCCAGTGGTCTCTGAGACGAGGAGTTGAATCCCTCCCAGAAAGTCTCACTGAGTACCTGCAGCAGAGCGGGAAAGTGGAGCTTCACAGAGAGGCGACTGTTAAACAGATTCATCCTTCAGCCTCTGGTTGGAAG ATTCATTTGGAGGATGGAGTCGTATCAGCTGACCACATCATATCTGCACTGCCTGCTAAAG CCCTTTCTTCAGTCCTGCCCTCCTCCTGTCAGCCTCTcatccagcagctgcaggacgTTTCCTCAGTAACCGTTGCTGTGATAAATCTGGAGTATGAAGGCTCCATCCTGCCTGTAACG GGTTTTGGCCACCTTGTTCCTTCATCAGAGGATCGGGGTTTACTAGGAGTGGTCTATGACTCCGTCCCCTTCCCTCAACACAACAGACCTGACGGACAAACAACCAGACTGACG GTCATGATGGGCGGGGCCTGGTTCCAGGAAGTGTTTGGGCCCCCAGAGGCAGTAACAGAGGAGCATCTTATAGCGAGAGCCACTGAGGCAGTGCAGAGCCACCTAGGAGTCACAACGTCACCCGTCTGGAGCCGAGTGGCTTTACAAAGG GACTGTATTCCTCAGTATTATCTGGGACACTTTTCAAAAGTGG CGTCCATGCGTGGCTTCATCAGGGAGAATAATCTACCGCTGTCTCTGACTGGCTCCTCCTACGATGGCGTGTCGGTGAATGATGTCATCTTTAGTGGACGGACAGCTGTACAGGAGCTGTTGGGAACTGGAGTTTGA
- the rbm42 gene encoding RNA-binding protein 42 produces the protein MALKSGEERLKEMEAEMALFEQEVLGGPVPVSGSPPVMEAVPVALAVTAVPVVRPIIGTNTYRQVQQTLEARAASFVGPPPPAFVGPVPPVRQPPPPMMRPAFVPHILQRPGGQRLQVMRGPPMAPPLPRPPPPPPMVLPSALQGQIPQGAPHPIQHIVAAPQVGDMVSMVSAPPVRHGPLPPVKTTPSIIQAAPTVYSAPPAPSGHKRNDVRAQRQARMEELAARVAEQQAAVMAAGLLDKKESEDSGAIIGPSMPEPEPVHPEPVESATEDKKKAKVEKVKKCIRTAAGTSWEDQSLLEWDSDDFRIFCGDLGNEVNDDILARAFSRYPSFLKAKVVRDKRTGKTKGYGFVSFKDPNDYVRAMREMNGKYVGSRPIKLRKSMWKDRNIEVVRKKQKEKKKLGLR, from the exons TTTTGAGCAGGAGGTTCTTGGGGGTCCAGTACCGGTATCGGGAAGCCCACCTGTCATGGAAGCAGTACCTGTAGCTCTGGCTGTCACAGCGGTTCCAGTAGTGCGACCTATTATTGGCACCAACACCTACAGACAG GTCCAGCAGACATTAGAAGCCAGAGCTGCTAGTTTTGTTGGTCCTCCACCACCAGCCTTCGTGGGACCAG TTCCTCCAGTACGTCAACCACCGCCTCCCATGATGAGACCAGCCTTTGTCCCACATATCCTGCAGAGACCTG GTGGTCAGAGGCTGCAGGTGATGCGTGGTCCTCCCATGGCCCCTCCTCTGCCCCggcctcctccaccacctcctatGGTGCTGCCGTCTGCCCTGCAGGGCCAGATACCTCAGGGTGCTCCTCATCCCATCCAACACATAGTTGCTGCACCTCAG GTTGGTGATATGGTCTCTATGGTCTCTGCTCCACCTGTAAGACATGGACCCCTGCCTCCTGTCAAAACAACACCGTCCATCATCCAGGCAGCGCCAACCGTTTACTCTGCTCCTCCTGCCCCCAGTGGACATAAAAGAAATGATGTTCGGGCTCAGAGACAAGCCAGAAtg GAAGAACTGGCAGCACGAGTTGCAGAGCAGCAGGCAGCAGTGATGGCAGCAGGTCTGCTGGACAAGAAGGAGAGCGAAGACAGCGGCGCCATCATTGGGCCAAGTATGCCTGAACCTGAGCCCGTCCACCCTGAG CCCGTGGAAAGTGCTacagaagacaaaaagaaagcaaaggtTGAGAAGGTGAAAAAATGTATCCGAACTGCAGCAGGAACCAGCTGGGAAGACCAGAGTCTGTTGGAGTGGGATTCAG ATGATTTCCGTATATTCTGTGGGGATCTCGGTAATGAGGTCAATGACGACATACTGGCCAGAGCCTTCAGCAGATACCCGTCTTTCCTCAAAGCTAAG GTGGTCAGAGATAAACGGACGGGAAAAACCAAAGGCTACGGGTTTGTGAGCTTCAAAGATCCGAACGACTACGTCAGAGCCATGAGAGAGATGAACG GGAAGTACGTCGGGAGTCGGCCCATCAAGCTGAGGAAGAGCATGTGGAAGGACCGCAACATTGAAGTTGTTCgcaagaaacagaaagagaagaagaaactgGGCCTCAGATAA